In Egicoccus sp. AB-alg2, the following are encoded in one genomic region:
- the wecB gene encoding non-hydrolyzing UDP-N-acetylglucosamine 2-epimerase encodes MAAARPNFMKVGPVIDALVGRADVELVHTGQHYDRAMSESFFVELGLPEPDVNLHVGSGSHGEQTAAVMVAYENHLQERRPDAVVVVGDVNSTLAATIAATKLRIPVAHVEAGLRSRDWDMPEEVNRVLTDRVSRWLLAPSEDACRNLEAEGAPQEWIHLVGNVMVDTLLRNLDRARARRDQLLSGLGVETHALVTMHRPSNVDDVQQLGDTLGTIATAAERMTVLFPVHPRTRKMLLGVGALPENVVLTEPLGYLDFVAAMDSAQIVFTDSGGVQEETSVLGVPCITVRDNTERPVTCELGTNQLTGTDPAAIRAAAATALAGQREPAAIPYWDGKAGARIADVLLADL; translated from the coding sequence GTGGCCGCTGCCCGACCCAACTTCATGAAGGTCGGGCCCGTGATCGATGCGCTGGTCGGGCGCGCCGACGTGGAGCTCGTGCACACGGGCCAGCACTACGACCGCGCGATGTCCGAGTCCTTCTTCGTCGAACTCGGCCTGCCCGAGCCGGACGTGAACCTGCACGTCGGTTCCGGCTCGCACGGCGAGCAGACGGCCGCCGTGATGGTCGCCTACGAGAACCACCTCCAGGAGCGCCGTCCCGACGCCGTCGTGGTCGTCGGGGACGTCAACTCGACGCTGGCCGCCACGATCGCGGCCACGAAGCTGCGCATCCCGGTGGCCCACGTGGAGGCCGGCCTGCGCTCGCGCGACTGGGACATGCCCGAGGAGGTCAACCGCGTCCTGACCGACCGCGTGTCCCGCTGGCTGCTGGCTCCCTCCGAGGACGCCTGCCGCAACCTCGAGGCCGAGGGGGCGCCGCAGGAGTGGATCCACCTCGTCGGCAACGTCATGGTCGACACGCTGTTGCGGAACCTGGATCGTGCGCGCGCCCGTCGCGACCAGTTGCTGTCCGGTCTCGGCGTGGAGACCCATGCCCTGGTCACCATGCACCGGCCCTCCAACGTCGACGACGTCCAGCAGCTCGGCGACACGCTCGGCACCATCGCGACGGCGGCCGAGCGGATGACCGTCCTCTTCCCCGTGCATCCCCGGACCCGCAAGATGCTGCTCGGCGTCGGCGCGCTGCCCGAGAACGTCGTCCTGACCGAGCCGCTCGGCTACCTCGACTTCGTCGCCGCCATGGACAGCGCGCAGATCGTGTTCACCGACTCCGGTGGGGTCCAGGAGGAGACGTCGGTCCTCGGCGTGCCGTGCATCACCGTGCGCGACAACACCGAGCGCCCGGTGACCTGTGAGCTGGGGACGAACCAGCTCACGGGCACCGACCCGGCGGCCATCCGTGCGGCGGCCGCGACGGCACTGGCCGGCCAACGCGAGCCCGCCGCGATCCCGTACTGGGACGGGAAGGCCGGCGCGCGGATCGCGGACGTGCTGCTGGCCGATCTCTGA
- a CDS encoding S-layer homology domain-containing protein: MKSTRSKLGIRRTISLSAAGAMVMALLPAGASFAQDAPNQPRSIDNVCADVFDDYTYEFDDVDADNVHEEAILCAAEWGIALGKAQSDDYDISARTRRDQMASFIGRAIEVVIDDEIPIDPDIDQFPDVAAQGDRQVHADYILKLRSIGVVEGRTDGNYYPRSAVRRDAMATFIGRAIAYMVTGDAQGDVPPGVEGDAFPDLGNIDGDHRNMINALAAEDVRVVAGRANGTYGPRAFVRRDQMASFIMRGVSYAVDQFPDGPIFLDAFVAVDWNDADGDTGTVSLLDEWDIEVSDEVASVFVDEDEETGAAFTLGAGDDAFTVQCVGVELGDDGDITVIGEVDEGNLAAYCELDDDGLLLTIVLLDEPDDVVDYPVTVTATTLVDAEGFGFDLDYPYGDNVIDVDEDTETPGPLPAA; this comes from the coding sequence TTGAAGAGCACCCGCTCCAAGCTCGGCATCCGGCGGACCATCAGCCTGTCCGCAGCAGGTGCCATGGTCATGGCGTTGCTGCCCGCTGGCGCGTCGTTCGCCCAGGACGCCCCGAATCAACCTCGATCGATCGACAACGTCTGTGCCGACGTCTTCGACGACTACACGTACGAATTCGACGACGTCGACGCCGACAACGTCCACGAGGAAGCCATCCTCTGCGCCGCCGAGTGGGGCATCGCGCTCGGGAAGGCACAGAGTGACGACTACGACATCAGCGCCCGCACGCGCCGCGACCAGATGGCATCGTTCATCGGTCGGGCGATCGAAGTCGTCATCGACGACGAGATCCCGATCGACCCGGACATCGACCAGTTCCCCGACGTGGCAGCACAGGGAGACCGTCAGGTCCACGCGGACTACATCCTGAAGCTGCGTTCGATCGGCGTGGTCGAAGGCCGCACCGATGGCAACTACTACCCGCGTTCCGCCGTCCGGCGTGACGCGATGGCGACCTTCATCGGGCGTGCCATCGCCTACATGGTCACCGGTGACGCGCAAGGCGATGTTCCCCCGGGTGTCGAGGGCGACGCCTTCCCCGACCTCGGGAACATCGACGGCGACCACCGCAACATGATCAACGCACTCGCCGCGGAGGACGTGCGCGTCGTCGCGGGCCGTGCGAACGGCACATACGGACCGCGCGCCTTCGTGCGTCGCGACCAGATGGCGTCGTTCATCATGCGCGGCGTGTCGTACGCCGTCGACCAGTTCCCGGACGGCCCGATCTTCCTCGACGCCTTCGTGGCGGTGGACTGGAACGACGCGGACGGTGACACGGGCACCGTGTCGCTGCTCGACGAGTGGGACATCGAGGTGAGCGACGAGGTCGCCAGCGTCTTCGTCGACGAGGACGAGGAGACGGGTGCCGCCTTCACGCTCGGTGCCGGTGACGACGCCTTCACCGTGCAGTGCGTGGGCGTGGAGCTCGGCGACGATGGCGACATCACCGTCATCGGCGAGGTGGACGAGGGCAACCTCGCCGCCTACTGCGAGCTCGACGACGACGGCCTCTTGCTGACGATCGTGCTGCTCGACGAGCCCGACGACGTCGTCGACTACCCGGTGACCGTGACGGCCACCACGCTCGTCGACGCCGAGGGCTTCGGGTTCGACCTCGACTACCCCTACGGCGACAACGTCATCGACGTGGACGAGGACACGGAGACGCCCGGCCCGCTTCCGGCCGCCTGA
- the cysD gene encoding sulfate adenylyltransferase subunit CysD: MTHLRQLEAESIHIMREVVAQCERPVMLYSIGKDSSVMLHLARKAFHPGRLPFPLLHVDTTWKFRDMIAFRDRTARELGVELIVHTNQEGVAQGINPFDHGSRNYTDIMKTQALKQALTTGRFDGIFGGARRDEEKSRAKERVFSFRDRHHRWDPKNQRPELWNLYNGRVNPGESIRVFPLSNWTELDIWQYIYLENIPIVPLYYSAPRPVVERDGVVIMVDDDRFRFEPGEEPEERWIRFRTLGCYPLSGAVESRATTLPDIIQEMLLATRSEREGRVIDYDQAGSMEEKKREGYF, encoded by the coding sequence ATGACGCACCTGCGTCAGCTCGAGGCCGAGTCGATCCACATCATGCGCGAGGTGGTCGCCCAGTGCGAGCGGCCCGTGATGCTCTACAGCATCGGCAAGGACTCGTCGGTGATGCTGCACCTGGCGAGGAAGGCGTTCCACCCGGGGCGGCTGCCCTTCCCGCTGCTGCACGTGGACACCACCTGGAAGTTCCGCGACATGATCGCCTTCCGGGACCGGACGGCCCGGGAGCTCGGCGTCGAGCTGATCGTCCACACCAACCAGGAGGGCGTGGCCCAGGGCATCAACCCGTTCGACCACGGGTCCAGGAACTACACCGACATCATGAAGACCCAGGCGCTCAAGCAGGCCCTGACCACCGGACGCTTCGACGGCATCTTCGGCGGCGCCCGCCGTGACGAGGAGAAGTCGCGGGCCAAGGAGCGGGTGTTCTCCTTCCGCGACCGGCACCACCGGTGGGACCCGAAGAACCAGCGTCCGGAGCTGTGGAACCTCTACAACGGCCGCGTGAACCCGGGCGAGTCGATCCGCGTCTTCCCGCTGTCGAACTGGACCGAGCTCGACATCTGGCAGTACATCTACCTGGAGAACATCCCGATCGTGCCGCTGTACTACTCGGCGCCGCGGCCGGTCGTGGAGCGCGACGGCGTGGTCATCATGGTCGACGACGACCGCTTCCGGTTCGAGCCGGGGGAGGAGCCGGAGGAGCGCTGGATCCGGTTCCGCACGCTGGGCTGCTACCCGTTGTCCGGCGCCGTGGAGTCCCGGGCGACCACGCTGCCCGACATCATCCAGGAGATGCTGCTGGCGACGCGCTCGGAGCGTGAAGGCCGCGTGATCGACTACGACCAGGCCGGCTCCATGGAGGAGAAGAAGCGCGAGGGGTACTTCTGA
- a CDS encoding heparinase II/III family protein, translated as MQVGAFRIQQRKLDLLAYEGFTASDRGDGAAVEAALEVMTRGWQRSGHARVPVTAPIDWRQCDGHRSWAFHLHNWEFLGPVLGSYQETGEKRFLDFAVHVACDWAQRHAGRDDVSDFAWYDMAAGLRAYRLGYLLDVIARDEAYGDDVVQCLLQAVHAHLSYLADDRHFAAHSNHGFYQATGQLALSRRFPHLEAARAGERQARERLTALLRAQFTEEGVHREHSPDYHRMVLETVAGLMEAGLLEGDDARALRARAEAALAWMIAPDRRLVPIGDSDRRLMGSSHLRRLGATDPFLGFVLSSGTEGQPAAERAKAFPGSGYVFFRSTGGASRDEAYLAQNAAFHSRTHKHADHLAFVWHDRGTEILADAGRYDYVGRTTPGTPLHDDGFWYDDPKRVYVESTRAHNTIQIDGRNHARKGVKPFGSAIESVGECGDLLFTSSHVRHGSIRHARTLVLDPGRWLLVHDWLWDNEKRAHDFLQRFLVAPETLVQDVGDGFGMKLATGDVVLVTPLLVCGRTDVVSGVESPELLGWVSREERELHAAATFAFEQAGVTHAQFATLFHFDAAPEVDRVFGRADPSGRRARFRWVAQGRRTTVSLERPADRPLSVTAESEATGSETSPGR; from the coding sequence GTGCAGGTAGGCGCCTTTCGGATCCAGCAGCGCAAGCTCGATCTCCTCGCATACGAGGGCTTCACCGCGTCGGATCGTGGTGATGGTGCGGCCGTCGAGGCCGCGCTCGAGGTGATGACCCGCGGTTGGCAACGGTCCGGTCACGCGCGAGTGCCGGTGACGGCGCCCATCGACTGGCGCCAGTGCGACGGGCATCGCAGCTGGGCATTCCATCTCCACAACTGGGAGTTCCTCGGCCCGGTGCTCGGCTCCTACCAGGAAACGGGCGAAAAGCGTTTCCTGGACTTCGCCGTTCATGTGGCCTGCGATTGGGCGCAGCGGCATGCCGGTCGCGACGACGTCTCCGACTTCGCCTGGTACGACATGGCGGCGGGACTGCGGGCGTATCGGCTGGGCTATCTACTGGACGTGATCGCCCGCGACGAGGCCTATGGCGACGACGTCGTGCAGTGCCTTTTGCAGGCCGTGCACGCGCATCTGTCGTACCTCGCGGACGACCGTCATTTCGCCGCCCATTCGAACCACGGTTTCTATCAGGCGACCGGTCAACTCGCGCTCTCGCGACGGTTTCCGCACCTCGAGGCCGCTCGAGCAGGCGAGCGGCAGGCACGCGAACGACTCACCGCGCTCCTGCGTGCGCAGTTCACCGAGGAGGGTGTCCACCGGGAACACTCGCCCGACTATCACCGGATGGTGTTGGAGACCGTGGCCGGGCTGATGGAGGCCGGCCTGCTGGAAGGCGACGACGCTCGGGCGCTGCGGGCCAGGGCCGAGGCCGCGCTGGCGTGGATGATCGCCCCGGACCGACGCCTGGTGCCGATCGGTGATTCCGATCGTCGCCTGATGGGCTCGAGTCACCTCCGGCGGCTCGGCGCCACGGATCCCTTCCTCGGCTTCGTGCTCTCGTCGGGCACCGAGGGCCAACCGGCAGCCGAGCGCGCCAAGGCGTTCCCCGGGTCCGGTTACGTCTTCTTCCGCAGCACCGGCGGAGCGTCGCGCGACGAGGCCTACCTCGCGCAGAACGCCGCCTTCCACTCACGTACGCACAAGCACGCCGACCACCTCGCCTTCGTCTGGCACGATCGGGGCACGGAGATCCTCGCGGACGCGGGCCGCTACGACTACGTCGGACGCACCACGCCCGGCACGCCCCTGCACGACGACGGCTTCTGGTACGACGACCCGAAGCGGGTGTACGTGGAGTCGACGCGGGCCCACAACACCATCCAGATCGACGGCAGGAACCACGCCCGCAAGGGTGTGAAACCGTTCGGGTCCGCCATCGAGTCCGTGGGCGAGTGTGGTGACCTGCTCTTCACGTCCAGCCACGTCCGCCACGGCTCCATCCGTCACGCACGAACCCTCGTGCTCGACCCGGGCCGATGGCTGCTCGTCCACGACTGGCTGTGGGACAACGAGAAACGCGCGCACGACTTCCTCCAGCGTTTCCTCGTCGCACCCGAGACCCTGGTCCAGGACGTCGGCGACGGCTTCGGGATGAAACTGGCGACCGGCGACGTGGTGCTCGTGACGCCACTGCTCGTGTGCGGCAGGACCGACGTGGTGTCGGGCGTCGAGTCCCCCGAACTCCTGGGCTGGGTCTCGAGGGAGGAACGCGAACTGCACGCGGCCGCGACGTTCGCCTTCGAACAGGCGGGCGTCACCCACGCGCAGTTCGCCACGTTGTTCCACTTCGACGCTGCGCCGGAGGTGGACCGGGTCTTCGGGCGGGCCGATCCCTCGGGACGACGGGCGCGCTTCCGCTGGGTGGCACAGGGTCGACGCACGACCGTCTCCCTGGAACGGCCCGCGGACCGGCCCCTGTCGGTCACCGCCGAGTCCGAGGCGACGGGTTCGGAGACCTCCCCGGGCCGGTGA
- a CDS encoding glycosyltransferase family 4 protein — protein sequence MSAFSRVTALWPGDAGGWLSLARAHNRCGRKDDAATAALRSWGLQQDAVTLDLLCLVMLQSQRRDELLALLEGLDLPSCDTELLRSVANAAAALDHDELIARTLAELRTRGHAMAELAELEARVLFAAGDVEGADACIEQAGTGLDTRIRFYCTTGRAKHAGSLVPAGCADPALLLFVGLALSRQGWLRDAVDVLDRALVVDPGNAACARARERTAGELAALAGSFARPRLERRTAATGGVKGRVLHIVGKSLPYALAGYSVRTHNIVRAQRRAGLDPVAVTQFGFPVEGASGDVDTIDGIAYHRLTGDGTQPLHPAERLTRTLESIVPLVESLRPSVLHAASDYLNATVALQLGELFDLPVVYEARGFWEETWLSKQPFPDQAQGAERYLERQRAERRCLQQAHAVVTLAEVMAEHLRGVVPRDRIRVVPNAVDPDEFTPEPPSPALRAGLGLPPDAVVVGYVSSLVGYEGVDTLIDALIELRHQGVPVRGLIVGDGQERGELANRIAAAGAETDVVMTGRVPHEAVRGYYDLIDVFVVPRRDDRVCRLVTPLKPFEAMAMQKAVVVSDLPALRETVPAEIGRHFEAENPTDLAKVLGSLVEQPEERREMGLAGRRWVVENRTWDHMAERYLDLYRHLGAA from the coding sequence GTGTCCGCGTTCTCGCGGGTGACCGCGCTCTGGCCCGGGGACGCTGGCGGGTGGCTGTCCCTTGCCCGCGCCCACAACCGCTGCGGACGGAAGGACGACGCCGCGACCGCCGCGCTCCGGTCGTGGGGGCTCCAGCAGGACGCGGTCACGCTGGACCTGCTGTGTCTGGTCATGCTGCAGTCGCAGCGCCGCGACGAACTCCTGGCACTCCTCGAGGGTCTGGATCTGCCCAGCTGCGACACCGAACTGCTGCGCAGCGTGGCGAACGCCGCGGCGGCGTTGGACCACGACGAGTTGATCGCTCGCACGCTGGCCGAGCTCCGCACCCGCGGTCACGCCATGGCCGAGCTGGCAGAGCTCGAAGCCCGCGTCCTCTTCGCGGCCGGCGACGTCGAGGGCGCCGACGCCTGCATCGAACAGGCCGGCACCGGCCTGGACACCAGGATCCGCTTCTACTGCACGACCGGACGGGCCAAGCATGCGGGGAGCCTGGTCCCGGCCGGCTGCGCCGATCCTGCGTTGCTGCTGTTCGTGGGCCTGGCCCTGTCCCGCCAGGGGTGGCTGCGTGACGCGGTCGACGTGCTCGACCGCGCGCTGGTGGTGGATCCGGGCAACGCCGCCTGCGCACGCGCCCGCGAGCGGACGGCCGGTGAGCTGGCCGCGTTGGCGGGTTCGTTCGCGCGACCGAGGCTCGAGCGACGCACGGCCGCGACCGGCGGCGTGAAGGGACGGGTCCTCCACATCGTCGGGAAGTCCCTGCCGTACGCCCTCGCCGGCTACAGCGTCCGCACCCACAACATCGTTCGGGCCCAGCGGCGTGCGGGTCTGGATCCGGTCGCGGTCACGCAGTTCGGTTTCCCCGTCGAGGGCGCATCGGGCGACGTCGACACGATCGACGGCATCGCCTACCACCGGCTCACCGGTGACGGCACGCAGCCGCTGCATCCTGCCGAACGTCTCACCCGCACCCTGGAGTCCATCGTCCCCCTGGTGGAGTCGCTGCGACCATCGGTGCTCCACGCGGCGTCCGACTACCTCAACGCGACCGTCGCCCTGCAGCTCGGCGAGCTCTTCGACCTTCCCGTGGTGTACGAGGCGCGTGGCTTCTGGGAGGAGACCTGGCTCTCGAAGCAGCCGTTCCCCGACCAGGCCCAGGGGGCTGAGCGCTACCTCGAACGCCAGCGTGCCGAACGACGCTGCCTGCAGCAGGCACACGCCGTCGTCACCCTCGCCGAGGTGATGGCCGAGCATCTACGCGGCGTGGTGCCGCGCGACCGGATCCGTGTCGTACCGAACGCCGTGGACCCGGACGAGTTCACGCCCGAGCCGCCCTCACCCGCCCTCCGCGCGGGCCTGGGGCTGCCGCCCGACGCGGTCGTGGTCGGCTACGTCTCCAGCCTCGTCGGCTACGAGGGCGTCGACACCCTCATCGACGCGCTGATCGAACTCCGCCACCAGGGCGTGCCGGTCCGCGGTCTGATCGTCGGCGATGGCCAGGAGCGCGGCGAGTTGGCGAACCGGATCGCCGCCGCCGGGGCCGAGACGGACGTCGTCATGACCGGTCGGGTACCGCACGAGGCCGTCCGCGGTTACTACGACCTCATCGACGTCTTCGTGGTGCCGCGCCGGGACGACCGCGTGTGCCGGCTCGTGACCCCGCTCAAGCCGTTCGAGGCGATGGCGATGCAGAAGGCCGTCGTGGTGTCGGACCTGCCGGCGCTCCGCGAGACCGTCCCGGCGGAGATCGGTCGCCACTTCGAGGCGGAGAACCCCACCGATCTCGCGAAGGTGCTGGGGAGCCTCGTGGAGCAACCCGAGGAACGTCGGGAGATGGGCCTGGCCGGCCGGCGCTGGGTGGTCGAGAACCGGACCTGGGACCACATGGCGGAGCGCTACCTCGACCTGTACCGACATCTGGGCGCGGCGTAG